One genomic window of Pecten maximus chromosome 3, xPecMax1.1, whole genome shotgun sequence includes the following:
- the LOC117324606 gene encoding fibrinogen-binding protein-like — MYTFCFSNSLSMGDLHHQSPASSNTKEISDSNTKEISDSNTKEISDSNTKEISYRNTKEISDRNTKEISDSNTKEISDRNTKEISDSNTKEISDRNKGNHNTKEISDSNTKEISDRNTKEISDSNTKEISDSNTKEISDSNTKEISGSNTKEISDRNTKEISDSNTKEISDSNTKEISDSNTKEISDRNTKEISDSNTKEISDSNTKEISDRNTKEISDSNTKEISDSNTKEISDSRE; from the exons ATGTATACTTTCTGCTTCTCCAATTCCTTGTCCATGGGCGACCTTCATCACCAGAGTCCAGCCTCAAGTAACACAAAGGAAATCAGTGACAGTAACACAAAGGAAATCAGTGACAGTAACACAAAAGAAATCAGTGACAGTAACACAAAGGAAATCAGTTACCGTAACACAAAGGAAATCAGTGACCGTAACACAAAGGAAATCAGTGACAGTAACACAAAGGAAATCAGTGACCGTAACACAAAGGAAATCAGTGACAGTAACACAAAGGAAATCAGTGACCGTAACAAAGGAAATCA TAACACAAAGGAAATCAGTGACAGTAACACAAAGGAAATCAGTGACCGTAACACAAAGGAAATCAGTGACAGTAACACAAAGGAAATCAGTGACAGTAACACAAAGGAAATCAGTGACAGTAACACAAAGGAAATCAGTGGCAGTAACACAAAGGAAATCAGTGACCGTAACACAAAGGAAATCAGTGACAGTAACACAAAGGAAATCAGTGACAGTAACACAAAGGAAATCAGTGACAGTAACACAAAGGAAATCAGTGACCGTAACACAAAGGAAATCAGTGACAGTAACACAAAGGAAATCAGTGACAGTAACACAAAGGAAATCAGTGACCGTAACACAAAGGAAATCAGTGACAGTAACACAAAGGAAATCAGTGACAGTAACACAAAGGAAATCAGTGACTCACGTGAATAA